A section of the Aminiphilus circumscriptus DSM 16581 genome encodes:
- a CDS encoding tripartite tricarboxylate transporter permease: protein MTEQLLPALATLLEPSVLLAVLTGTIGGILVGAIPGLTATMAVALLIPVTFGMNPAAGLALMGGVYSGGMYGGAISAILLSTPGTPAAAATSFDGYPLARQGKGGMALAVATVASFWGGMLSTAALLLLAPALARFSLRFGAPEYFLLSIMGLASIVTLTKGNMVKGLLSGTLGLLLATVGMDPLSGYLRFSFGVVELYDGISFMPALIGLFSVSQILELTAENRILQKVEADPTTLKRAPIPRGLAPTILRGGLIGTLVGMLPGAGATISAFISYNVAKQLSPEPETFGKGNPVGVAAAESANNGCVGGSLIPLLTLGIPGNSVAAALMGGLLIHGLIPGPELFTRFGAVTYGFILSLFLANVLFLVLGLSCAPLFARVVRLPNALLIPAIAILSVVGSYAINNALFDVWLMLAFGATGYFLDRAGFSLGALVLGLILGPIAELGFGQSLIMSDGSWRIFFERPLCLLLWLLIAALLIPAFRKPRSAKASA, encoded by the coding sequence GTGACCGAACAGCTTCTTCCCGCCCTGGCAACGCTTTTGGAGCCATCGGTGCTGCTTGCGGTCCTCACGGGCACCATCGGCGGCATTCTCGTTGGGGCCATTCCGGGGCTCACCGCCACCATGGCGGTGGCACTTCTGATTCCCGTCACCTTCGGCATGAATCCCGCGGCGGGATTGGCCCTCATGGGAGGCGTCTACAGCGGCGGCATGTACGGAGGGGCCATCTCGGCGATCCTTCTCTCCACGCCGGGCACACCCGCGGCGGCGGCCACTTCCTTCGACGGCTATCCTCTGGCCCGCCAGGGCAAGGGAGGCATGGCTCTCGCGGTGGCCACGGTAGCGAGCTTCTGGGGAGGCATGCTCTCCACGGCGGCGCTGCTTCTCCTCGCTCCTGCGCTGGCGCGGTTCTCCCTGCGCTTCGGTGCGCCGGAGTACTTTCTCCTCTCCATCATGGGGCTTGCGAGCATCGTCACCCTCACGAAGGGAAACATGGTCAAGGGGCTTCTCTCGGGCACCCTCGGGCTTCTCCTCGCCACGGTGGGCATGGATCCCCTGTCGGGGTACCTCCGTTTCTCCTTCGGAGTGGTGGAACTCTACGACGGCATCTCCTTCATGCCCGCCCTCATCGGCCTCTTCTCGGTGAGTCAGATCCTGGAACTCACCGCGGAAAACCGCATTCTCCAGAAAGTGGAGGCCGATCCGACAACGCTGAAGCGGGCGCCGATCCCCAGGGGACTGGCTCCGACCATCCTCCGGGGCGGCCTGATCGGGACCCTCGTGGGAATGCTTCCCGGCGCGGGCGCCACCATCTCGGCCTTCATCTCCTACAACGTGGCCAAACAGCTCTCTCCGGAGCCGGAGACCTTCGGCAAGGGAAACCCCGTCGGCGTGGCCGCGGCGGAGAGCGCGAACAACGGATGCGTCGGCGGCTCCCTCATTCCGCTGCTCACCCTGGGCATTCCCGGCAACTCCGTGGCGGCGGCCCTCATGGGAGGGCTCCTGATCCACGGACTCATTCCCGGACCGGAACTCTTCACCCGCTTCGGAGCCGTCACCTACGGCTTCATCCTCTCCCTCTTTCTGGCGAACGTGCTCTTCCTCGTGCTGGGACTTTCCTGCGCTCCCCTCTTCGCGAGGGTGGTACGGCTTCCCAACGCACTCCTCATTCCCGCCATCGCCATTCTCTCCGTGGTGGGCAGCTACGCCATCAACAACGCCCTCTTCGACGTGTGGCTCATGCTGGCCTTCGGCGCGACGGGGTACTTTCTCGACCGGGCGGGGTTCTCCCTGGGCGCGCTGGTGCTGGGGCTCATCCTCGGCCCCATCGCGGAACTCGGCTTCGGCCAGTCCCTCATCATGTCCGACGGCTCCTGGCGCATCTTCTTCGAGCGCCCCCTGTGCCTGCTCCTCTGGCTCCTCATCGCGGCGCTCCTCATTCCCGCCTTCCGGAAGCCCCGCAGCGCAAAGGCATCGGCCTGA
- a CDS encoding Na/Pi cotransporter family protein, translating to MGEKVLWILEIVGGLALFLYGVEECTRSFRQGFGGRTKTYMAALSRRKPASFLFGVLLSAAAQSSSVATSFALGMTDAGLLSLGGAVVVMMGASAGATFVTLLLSLEIVTFAPLLLALSLIGSHLSDGGILEKWSGLLRSIALLLTGMFLLKLGVGPLTADPETLRLLAAAAGNPLTLGIVAMALTALLQSSSAVMALALALAGSGVLETSAALPVVLGAHLGSTGTILLASLGGKTNARRLGAATFLYKLAGTVAAVAVAPFLGHLAEGGGTKAALVTTQMGVAWLNALLLFPFSERLEALTTRLFPGGVTRIGEPLYLNDDLVDFPQLALFLLKKEMTRLASALEGFSLLLFRDGPARKEVLQLREGVTTLGETCLDYTFRIASPGNDAGLLADQARTSYAMIALKGLTDLLAQGFFFFWQGSFALLRPLLSEDARWRKLEELLQDVLRLSLRAFVLGDSASSREAQGQKEALEKQAELLRRSLAGREQGTAGETTALLEYLFLAGRIAGSATQVARAEQNEERPPNRKNGENEPL from the coding sequence ATGGGGGAGAAGGTTCTTTGGATTCTCGAAATCGTCGGGGGGCTCGCCCTGTTCCTCTACGGCGTGGAGGAATGCACCCGAAGCTTCCGACAGGGATTCGGCGGACGGACAAAAACCTACATGGCCGCTCTGTCGCGGCGGAAACCCGCGTCCTTTCTCTTCGGAGTCCTGCTCTCCGCCGCGGCCCAGAGCAGCTCCGTAGCGACGTCCTTCGCCCTGGGCATGACCGACGCGGGGCTTCTCTCCCTGGGCGGCGCGGTGGTGGTCATGATGGGCGCCAGCGCCGGAGCCACCTTCGTGACGCTCCTGCTCTCCCTGGAGATCGTCACCTTCGCTCCGCTGCTTTTGGCCCTTTCCCTGATAGGATCGCACCTGAGCGACGGAGGAATCCTGGAGAAATGGAGCGGCCTGCTCCGGAGCATCGCCCTCCTGCTCACGGGGATGTTCCTGCTGAAGCTCGGTGTGGGTCCCCTGACGGCGGATCCGGAAACGCTCCGTCTCCTCGCCGCCGCCGCGGGCAATCCACTGACGCTCGGCATCGTCGCGATGGCGCTCACGGCACTGCTCCAGAGCAGCTCCGCCGTGATGGCCCTGGCCCTCGCCCTGGCCGGATCGGGTGTGCTGGAGACCTCCGCGGCTCTTCCGGTGGTCTTGGGAGCGCATCTCGGCTCCACCGGAACGATTCTCCTGGCGTCCCTCGGGGGCAAGACCAACGCCCGCCGCCTCGGCGCCGCGACGTTTCTCTACAAGCTGGCGGGAACCGTGGCGGCCGTCGCGGTGGCGCCTTTTCTGGGACATCTCGCGGAGGGCGGCGGGACGAAAGCCGCCCTCGTGACAACCCAGATGGGAGTGGCCTGGCTCAACGCCCTGCTGCTCTTTCCCTTCTCGGAACGGCTGGAGGCGCTGACAACCCGCCTCTTCCCGGGAGGAGTCACCCGGATCGGCGAGCCGCTTTATCTCAACGACGATCTTGTGGACTTTCCCCAACTCGCCCTCTTTCTGCTGAAGAAGGAGATGACCCGCCTGGCGAGCGCCCTGGAGGGATTCTCCCTGCTCCTCTTTCGGGACGGACCGGCCCGAAAGGAAGTCCTGCAGCTCCGGGAAGGCGTCACAACCCTGGGAGAAACCTGCCTGGATTACACCTTCCGCATCGCCTCCCCCGGGAACGATGCGGGGCTCCTCGCCGACCAGGCCCGCACCTCCTACGCCATGATCGCCCTCAAGGGATTGACGGACCTGCTCGCCCAAGGGTTCTTTTTCTTCTGGCAGGGCTCTTTCGCTCTCCTGCGCCCACTGCTCTCCGAGGACGCCCGATGGAGAAAACTGGAGGAACTGCTTCAGGATGTGCTGCGCCTCTCTCTCCGGGCCTTCGTGCTGGGAGACTCCGCTTCGTCCAGAGAAGCACAAGGGCAGAAGGAAGCACTGGAGAAACAGGCGGAACTGCTCCGCCGCTCCCTGGCGGGCAGGGAACAGGGCACGGCGGGAGAAACGACGGCGCTTCTGGAGTATCTTTTTCTTGCGGGACGGATCGCCGGATCGGCGACGCAGGTGGCCAGGGCGGAACAGAACGAAGAACGTCCTCCGAACCGGAAGAACGGAGAAAACGAACCTCTCTGA
- the phoU gene encoding phosphate signaling complex protein PhoU, with amino-acid sequence MERRETRNDPMAQVESLLYGADRERILALVAEMGELAATAVEEAVHALQAQDDARCDKVISGDDAVDELEHRIDQECLASIALRQPVREDLRFVFAVLKSIADLERIGDQAVNIAEKAKVLNRAPLVKPLVDIPRMKDICVAMVRDALKAARKGDSSLAEEVCRRDAELDRLKEMVSEELFFLMATRFGGDATSLRGAAGLLWITHHLARIGDHATNMAERTYYALRGEDLKSRLKQEQETQHHG; translated from the coding sequence ATGGAGAGACGAGAGACGCGAAACGATCCGATGGCACAGGTGGAATCCCTGCTTTACGGAGCGGACCGGGAACGCATCCTCGCCCTGGTGGCGGAGATGGGAGAGTTGGCCGCCACTGCGGTGGAGGAGGCGGTGCACGCGCTTCAGGCGCAGGACGATGCGCGGTGCGACAAGGTGATCTCCGGCGATGACGCGGTGGACGAGCTGGAACATCGCATCGATCAGGAGTGTCTCGCCTCGATCGCACTCAGACAACCCGTTCGGGAGGATCTGCGCTTCGTCTTCGCGGTGCTCAAGAGCATCGCCGATCTGGAGCGCATCGGCGACCAGGCGGTGAACATCGCGGAAAAGGCCAAGGTCCTGAACCGGGCACCTCTGGTGAAGCCGCTGGTGGACATCCCCCGGATGAAGGACATCTGTGTCGCCATGGTTCGGGACGCACTCAAGGCCGCTCGCAAGGGAGATTCATCCCTCGCGGAGGAGGTGTGTCGCCGCGACGCCGAACTGGACAGACTGAAGGAGATGGTCTCGGAGGAACTGTTTTTTCTCATGGCAACCCGTTTCGGAGGTGACGCGACGTCTCTCCGGGGTGCGGCGGGGCTCCTGTGGATCACCCACCATCTGGCCCGCATCGGAGACCACGCCACGAACATGGCCGAACGGACCTATTATGCGCTGCGCGGCGAGGATCTGAAGAGTCGCCTCAAGCAGGAACAGGAAACACAGCACCACGGCTGA
- a CDS encoding O-acetylhomoserine aminocarboxypropyltransferase/cysteine synthase family protein → MSRNDGLPETLRFDSLAIHAGYEPDAATLSRTVPIYQTTAYRFKSAAHAASLFALEEEGNIYTRIGNPTTEVLEKRMAALEGGVAAVAFASGHAAVSGAILNIAGADDEIVSSSALYGGTANLFAATLPRYGITVTFVDSRNPENFRKAVTPRTKAFYGEVIGNPDAQVLDIQAVGDIAAECGVPLVVDATFAPPCLCRSLEWGANIVLHSATKFLGGHGTSMAGIVVDGGRFDWGNGRFPSLSEPDPSYHDLRYTETFGAAAFAARLRTQVLRDFGACLSPFNSFLILQGIETLPLRMERHCSNALAVARFLERHPAVAWVNYPGLSSHPDASLAEKYLPKGAGSIFTFGVKGGLEAGRRFIDTVRLFSLVANVGDARSLVIHPASTTHSQLDSTQLAAAGVREDTIRLSIGLEDPRDLLEDLDQALRKATDPGVLS, encoded by the coding sequence ATGTCCCGAAACGACGGTCTTCCTGAAACACTCCGTTTCGATTCCCTGGCCATCCACGCCGGATACGAACCCGATGCGGCGACACTCTCCCGCACGGTGCCTATTTATCAGACCACGGCGTATCGATTCAAAAGTGCCGCTCATGCGGCAAGCCTTTTTGCTCTCGAAGAGGAGGGAAATATCTACACCCGCATCGGCAACCCCACCACGGAAGTGCTGGAAAAACGCATGGCGGCACTGGAAGGCGGCGTTGCGGCGGTAGCCTTCGCCTCGGGACACGCCGCCGTAAGCGGCGCCATCCTGAATATCGCGGGCGCGGACGACGAGATCGTCTCCTCTTCCGCCCTCTACGGCGGAACGGCGAACCTCTTTGCCGCCACGCTTCCGCGATACGGCATCACCGTTACGTTCGTCGACTCCCGGAACCCGGAAAATTTCCGAAAAGCCGTAACCCCGAGGACAAAAGCCTTCTACGGCGAGGTCATCGGCAATCCCGACGCGCAGGTGCTGGACATTCAGGCCGTGGGCGACATCGCCGCCGAATGCGGCGTTCCTCTCGTCGTGGACGCCACCTTCGCCCCCCCCTGCCTCTGCCGCTCTCTCGAATGGGGCGCGAACATCGTGCTCCATTCCGCCACGAAATTCCTCGGCGGACATGGAACCTCCATGGCGGGCATCGTGGTGGACGGCGGCCGTTTCGACTGGGGCAACGGACGGTTTCCCTCCCTCTCCGAACCCGACCCGAGTTACCATGATCTGCGCTATACCGAAACCTTCGGCGCAGCGGCCTTTGCGGCACGACTCCGCACGCAGGTTCTTAGGGATTTCGGCGCCTGCCTGAGTCCGTTCAACAGTTTTCTCATTCTTCAGGGGATCGAGACACTCCCGCTCCGCATGGAGCGCCATTGCAGCAACGCGCTCGCCGTGGCCCGATTCCTGGAACGGCACCCTGCCGTCGCCTGGGTGAATTATCCGGGGCTTTCCTCCCATCCCGATGCGTCACTGGCAGAAAAGTACCTCCCCAAGGGAGCAGGGTCGATCTTCACCTTCGGCGTCAAGGGCGGATTGGAAGCGGGACGACGCTTCATCGACACCGTTCGACTCTTCTCCCTGGTGGCGAATGTAGGCGACGCCCGTTCGCTGGTGATCCATCCCGCCAGCACCACCCATTCACAACTCGACAGCACCCAACTCGCCGCAGCGGGAGTACGGGAGGATACCATCCGCCTCTCCATCGGTTTGGAAGATCCCCGGGATCTTCTCGAAGACCTGGACCAGGCCCTCAGGAAGGCCACCGATCCCGGTGTTCTCTCCTAA
- a CDS encoding MBL fold metallo-hydrolase, with translation MMEITGNGVQAEKTFVCFEDMLDSLSVTVVAEDSVPYESPLLGQHGLSLYVEATRQDTRFRCLLDVGQHPDALAFNMERLGIDPATLDAIILTHCHYDHTKGVAALLRRAGKKNLPVVGHPTLFRPHFCTAPSLQLLGVPPEDSLSEITAAGGVFLAVADPLQLLPGLVVTGEIPRVSGFERPPAGLHTVENGAVVPDSMRDDLALAACVRGRGIVVLTACSHAGIVNTTRYALGLWGPDTLVQCGGSSALVGIVGGFHLVEADDECVAKTASALAELEPQWISAGHCTGWKAQISLQAHLGDRFRPLATGLRFFVEAPAIIQGMPDTRS, from the coding sequence ATGATGGAGATCACAGGTAACGGTGTTCAGGCGGAGAAGACCTTCGTCTGCTTCGAGGACATGCTGGACTCACTCTCCGTGACCGTCGTCGCGGAGGATTCCGTTCCCTACGAAAGCCCCCTGCTCGGACAGCACGGACTTTCCCTGTACGTCGAGGCAACCCGCCAGGACACGCGCTTCCGCTGCCTCCTCGACGTGGGACAGCATCCCGACGCGCTCGCCTTCAACATGGAACGCCTCGGCATCGACCCCGCCACACTCGACGCGATCATTCTCACCCACTGTCACTACGATCACACCAAGGGCGTCGCGGCTCTGCTCCGCCGCGCGGGAAAGAAAAACCTCCCCGTGGTGGGACATCCCACACTCTTCCGCCCCCACTTCTGCACGGCCCCTTCGCTCCAGCTTCTCGGTGTCCCCCCGGAGGACAGCCTCTCGGAAATCACCGCCGCCGGAGGCGTCTTCCTCGCCGTGGCCGATCCGCTCCAGCTGCTTCCGGGGCTCGTCGTCACGGGGGAAATCCCGAGAGTCTCCGGGTTTGAGCGCCCCCCCGCAGGACTTCACACCGTCGAAAACGGTGCGGTGGTCCCCGATTCGATGCGGGACGACCTGGCTCTTGCGGCATGCGTTCGCGGACGGGGCATCGTGGTCCTCACCGCATGCAGTCACGCGGGCATTGTGAACACCACGCGCTACGCCCTCGGGCTGTGGGGGCCGGACACATTGGTGCAGTGCGGCGGCAGTTCCGCCCTCGTCGGGATCGTCGGAGGATTTCACCTCGTGGAGGCCGACGACGAGTGCGTCGCCAAAACCGCCTCCGCCCTGGCGGAGCTGGAACCTCAATGGATCAGCGCCGGGCACTGCACGGGATGGAAGGCCCAGATCAGCCTTCAGGCACACCTGGGGGACCGCTTCCGGCCTCTTGCGACAGGGTTGCGTTTCTTCGTGGAGGCACCTGCGATCATCCAAGGCATGCCGGACACCCGTTCCTGA
- a CDS encoding MOFRL family protein — protein MAARDLPGVTLLSLDSDGTDGPTDAAGGITDGGSFARMHADGIDPWKALADNDAYAALDAAGDLLRLGPTGTNLNDCRVLLVE, from the coding sequence ATCGCGGCCCGGGACCTCCCCGGAGTCACCCTGCTCTCCCTCGATTCGGACGGCACGGACGGCCCCACCGACGCCGCCGGGGGCATCACCGACGGGGGGAGTTTCGCCCGCATGCACGCCGACGGAATCGACCCGTGGAAGGCCCTTGCGGACAACGACGCCTATGCGGCCCTCGACGCGGCGGGAGATCTCCTCCGCCTCGGCCCCACGGGGACGAACCTGAACGACTGTCGGGTACTCCTGGTGGAATGA
- a CDS encoding M20 metallopeptidase family protein, translated as MLERIRARARELAPEIASWRHHFHAHPELSFEETETTRRVVELLRSFGYENLRIGTAGLPTGVVADLNPDKPGRCHALRADMDALPMTEEGTCPYRSTNPKAMHACGHDAHVAMLLGAARILKEMEEDLPGRVRLLFQPSEESPHRSGARAMIAENALAGVDTISGVHVWSPLESGTLGYRTGPLMASADQWECTIEGKGGHGALPHQAVDPVVAASLLVNALQTIVSRELNPLDTAVLTVGKIEAGTTFNIIPDRAEMMGTVRTLDQGVRKDIQVRMRRIVEGLCETMRCKADFRYKEVLPPTVNAPGLAAKAATLAKTLFGEDNVLEIPPVMASEDMSLYLEKIPGVFLFLGTGNAAKGLTQAHHHPRFDVDDDVLPLGVSLHCLLAWASLAGAL; from the coding sequence GTGCTTGAACGAATCCGTGCCCGGGCGCGGGAACTCGCCCCGGAGATCGCCTCCTGGAGACACCATTTCCACGCCCATCCCGAACTCTCCTTCGAAGAGACGGAGACCACCCGCAGGGTGGTGGAGTTGCTCCGCTCCTTCGGCTACGAAAACCTCCGGATCGGCACGGCGGGGCTTCCCACCGGAGTCGTGGCCGACCTTAATCCGGACAAACCCGGACGGTGCCATGCGCTGAGGGCCGACATGGATGCCCTTCCCATGACCGAGGAGGGAACATGCCCCTACCGCTCGACAAACCCCAAGGCCATGCATGCCTGCGGGCACGACGCACATGTGGCGATGCTCCTCGGCGCGGCCAGAATTCTCAAGGAAATGGAAGAGGACCTTCCCGGGCGGGTACGCCTGCTCTTCCAGCCTTCGGAGGAGTCACCCCACCGCAGCGGCGCCCGGGCGATGATCGCCGAAAACGCTCTGGCCGGAGTGGACACCATCTCGGGCGTGCACGTCTGGTCACCTCTCGAAAGCGGCACGCTGGGCTACCGTACCGGCCCTCTCATGGCCTCGGCGGATCAATGGGAGTGCACCATTGAAGGAAAAGGAGGGCACGGAGCACTTCCCCATCAGGCGGTGGATCCCGTCGTGGCCGCCTCCCTGCTCGTGAACGCACTCCAGACCATCGTGAGCCGCGAACTCAACCCCCTGGATACGGCGGTTCTCACCGTGGGCAAAATCGAGGCGGGCACCACCTTCAACATCATTCCCGACAGGGCGGAAATGATGGGGACCGTGCGCACCCTCGACCAGGGCGTGCGAAAGGACATTCAGGTCCGCATGCGACGCATCGTGGAGGGACTCTGCGAAACAATGCGCTGCAAGGCCGATTTCCGCTATAAGGAAGTCCTGCCTCCGACGGTAAACGCCCCCGGTCTCGCAGCGAAAGCGGCGACCCTGGCAAAAACCCTCTTCGGAGAGGACAACGTCCTTGAGATCCCTCCCGTCATGGCCTCGGAGGACATGAGCCTGTACCTGGAAAAAATCCCCGGGGTCTTTCTGTTCCTCGGCACGGGCAATGCCGCGAAGGGACTTACGCAGGCGCATCACCATCCCCGTTTCGACGTGGACGACGACGTTCTTCCCCTGGGCGTCTCTCTCCATTGTCTTCTGGCCTGGGCGTCCCTGGCCGGCGCGCTGTAA
- a CDS encoding HDOD domain-containing protein, with protein MGTVRVDDLKSGMTLAKPVVAPNGRFLLPEGAVLKDKNIQVFKIWGVTEAHVVGHDQERIEEQSIARFSPEHLRLAEAHLAVRFPQNVAESHFLAETHRLCLLRLAEHLAEGRPLPEQPPLPETPVQKTRGASRKTLSLQELVEGEVQLASFPDVYFRIQEVLEDARSSASHIADVVSEDTSLTAKLLKLVNSSFYGFPSRIESISRAVALIGTNELSTLALGISVVHCFRNIPPSVFDMKSFWQHSVACGVFSRILAREKSGLSEERLFVAGLLHDVGRLVLARSRPRQLAQAMALSRKKRIPLFEAEREILDFDHTQVGGLLLRTWKIPGALETLVRFHHAPLSAHPAAEAAVVNIADALAISLAIGGSGSFYVPFTDDEVWGTLHLSPSVLSPTVAQAERQIKEITDLFLSSEAVEE; from the coding sequence TTGGGCACCGTCCGCGTGGATGATCTCAAATCGGGCATGACGCTTGCAAAACCCGTCGTCGCTCCGAACGGACGCTTTCTTCTTCCCGAGGGAGCGGTCCTCAAGGACAAGAACATCCAGGTCTTCAAGATCTGGGGTGTCACCGAAGCACATGTGGTGGGACACGACCAGGAACGAATCGAGGAACAAAGCATCGCCCGCTTCAGTCCCGAGCATCTTCGCCTCGCCGAGGCACATCTGGCCGTGCGTTTTCCCCAAAACGTCGCCGAATCGCACTTTCTTGCGGAGACACATCGTCTCTGCCTTCTCCGTCTGGCGGAACACCTCGCGGAGGGACGCCCGCTTCCGGAGCAGCCGCCACTTCCGGAGACACCCGTTCAGAAAACACGGGGTGCCTCGAGGAAAACACTTTCCCTTCAGGAGCTGGTGGAAGGCGAGGTGCAGCTCGCGTCCTTTCCGGACGTGTATTTTCGCATTCAGGAGGTTCTGGAGGACGCCCGGAGTTCCGCAAGCCACATCGCCGACGTGGTGAGCGAGGACACGAGCCTCACGGCGAAGCTTCTCAAGCTGGTGAACAGCTCCTTCTACGGTTTTCCCTCCCGTATCGAGTCCATCTCCCGGGCGGTGGCCCTCATCGGCACCAACGAACTTTCCACTCTCGCCCTGGGAATTTCCGTGGTGCACTGCTTTCGAAACATTCCGCCCTCGGTGTTCGACATGAAATCCTTCTGGCAGCATTCCGTGGCGTGCGGCGTCTTCTCCCGCATTCTGGCTCGGGAAAAATCGGGGCTCTCGGAGGAACGTCTCTTCGTGGCGGGACTTCTGCACGATGTGGGGCGCCTCGTCCTCGCCCGGAGCAGGCCACGCCAGCTCGCCCAGGCCATGGCGCTGAGCCGGAAGAAACGCATTCCGCTCTTCGAGGCGGAGCGGGAAATCCTCGACTTCGACCATACCCAGGTGGGAGGGCTGCTGCTCAGGACCTGGAAAATTCCGGGCGCCCTGGAAACGCTGGTGCGGTTTCACCACGCACCTCTTTCGGCGCATCCCGCCGCGGAGGCGGCGGTGGTGAACATCGCCGATGCGCTGGCCATCTCCCTCGCCATCGGCGGCAGCGGTTCCTTTTACGTCCCCTTCACGGACGACGAGGTCTGGGGCACGCTCCATCTTTCTCCAAGCGTACTCTCTCCCACCGTCGCCCAGGCGGAACGTCAGATCAAAGAGATCACCGATCTCTTTCTCTCCTCCGAGGCCGTGGAAGAATGA